From Slackia heliotrinireducens DSM 20476:
TACGAGGCCGCGCTCATTTGCGAGCTCGGTGCGGGACTCCGGCACGAGGAGGCGTGCGCCCTCACTTGGGAGGACGTGGCCGAATGGAACGGCAAGGCCGTCCTGCGGGTGAACAAGGCGCTCACGACCGTCAACGGCCGCAGGGAGCTCAAGGGCACGAAGACGGCCGACAGCGAGCGCGTCTGCATCATGGGCGAGCCGTTCGCGTCCAGGGTCCTCGAGCTGAGGGGCAAGGGGCCGCTGGTCCCGTCCGCGCCCGGCACGGACGTGCGCAGCCCGTGCGACATATACGCGAACCCCGCGACGATCACCCACAACTACCGCGAATGGTGCAGGAAACACGGCATCAGGTACGTGTGCCCGAGGGACCTGCGCTCGACGTTCGCCACGCTGCACGGCGAGGCCGGCTCGCAGGACTCCATGGTGGCCCTCGCGATGGGCCACACGGACGGCACGACCAAGGGCCGGCACTACCAGCAGCGCACGATCGCCGGGCTCGCGATGATCGCCGACAACCTGGCGGAGTACCTCTGCACGCCCGACCCGGACCTTCCGGACATTCCTTCTCTGTTCCCGCTCGACACGGCGTAACGCCAGGTGGAGGGCGTGCGGGGACCGTTTTTGTAATCAGTGGGTTGCGGGTTCGATTCCTGTCGCTGGCTCCATAGCATAACACGAGGTCAGAGCCTGTTTCTGGCCTCTTTTTTTGCTCCTTTTCTCGCACCCCAAATCGGCCGGAAGTGTGTAATATCGTGCCTAAATGCGCCTAAGTTGTTCCCTACTTGTTCCCTACCTGTTCCCGCCCCGGACGCAGCAACCGTGTCGCCTGCCGAAGCAGGTTGATCGCCGAGAATCAACTACGCGCCGCGCCCTGCTTTCGAACGCGCATTGGAATGAGAACGGGGAGATCTTCCGATACGACACCTCTCGGAAGCCAGCTTTTCTCATCAATTCCTCGATTTTTGCTTCGCATCTGCGCACATGGCAGCCCCGCTATTCCGCAAAGCAATCGTAAGGGGCGGTCTCGTCGAATAAAAACCCCTTCGCGTTCAGGTCAGGCAGGACTTCTATGTGGGAAAACGCCTTCTTGGCGTCATCGGTGTACCCGTTGTGCGAAGTGAACACGTATTCGACCCCGTTCAAATCGATGCGACGCCTCAGAGCTTCCAGCGACCGCCGGTTCAGGTCGCTATCGTAATTGAACATGCCGAAAAAACACCATCCGCCATCTTTGTTAAGAGCGATCGCGTCGCCCGTGAAGAGCATGGTCCCGTCTACCAGGTAGCACAGATGCCCCAGCGTGTGCCCAGGGACAAGCAGTGCTTGGACCGTGAACTCCCCCACCTGGACCTCTTCCCCATCAGCCAGCAGACGGTACCCATCCGCAATCGTGACGGAGTTCTTCAACCCGAAAGGCCCTATCTGCTTGCGGTGGTAGGTGTTGGTCAGGTAGTTCTCTTCAATCTCGCCCAAGTACACCTGCGCATGAGAGAAGCGGTTCTCCTGACGGACGTCCAACCCTCCGGCGTGGTCGGGATCCGCATGGGTCAAAAACAGCGCCTCCACCGATTCGGGTTTGATGCCAACGGCTTCACACCCAGGAACAAGCCCGGGGTGCCCCTTGTACCCGGCGTCGATGGCGATAGTCGCCTTCCCTTTCCTGAGCAGGAAAATGTTAACGTCGTATTCACGCACGCAACTCACGACATCAGTTAGACGACCCGTTTCGCAGGGGTGCAGCGCGCCCTTGCCCCGATACATCCGAGGAACGATATGGGTGGCAAAATAGTCGATCAGGCTCATATGAGCTGCTCCTTTCAGGAATCTGATGCATGCTTTGCCTTAACCTACCGCTCCCCTCCGATTCGCGCTTTCAAAAAGTCGCTGTTTTCGCAGGCGCTACAGGCTGAGCAGCTTCCGGAGCTGCATGCCGGTCAGCTTCATGCTCGACGTCGCGATGTGGGACGACCCCGAAAAACCAGTGTCGTAGGCGGCCTGCGTGATGCTTTGGCCGCCGACCATCTTGCGGCATGCACGTTCAAGCCTCTTGTACTGGATGTATTCTTTCAGGGTGATACCGGTCTGCTCCGAAAACACGTGAGCCAGTCGGCTTTTCGAGAGGCACACCCGGTTCGCCAGGGCACCCATGGCGAATTCGGCATCGCTGCTGTCCAAAAGCGAGATGACCTCGCAGACCGCCTCGCCGAACGGGCGCCGCACCATAGGCGCCTGCACCGCATCGAGCACCGCTTCGCATATGCGTTTCACATCGGCCTCGGACGGGCTTTCCACAATCGCCCGCAAGCAAGGTCCGAGCCGCTCGGATTCGAACACGCGGATACCGTTGCCACGCAGAGCGTAGGCAGCCAGGGGATATCCGAACTCCGTCAACCCGTCAACGAATATGGCTATGCCAGGTGTGCCTGCATCGGCAATCGCATGCACGACATCTGGCCCTACAACGATGACCTGACCTTCCACACGTTCAGCATCCGTTGCGACATGGCCGACGCCCGCCGCCGACGCATACAGCTCGATAAGAGGATGCCTGTGCAGCTTGGCGCCGAACGTGTCGGACAGGCCGGCGATGTAATGTTCGTCAATGTAGATTCGGTTTTCCGCCATGGATGCTTCGGGGGTGCGCCCCATGACCTTTCAGTTCTCAAACGTTGTCAACACCGCAACTGTACACCAAAATCCGCCAATACGGAGGCGCAGATTCATCTCGTTGCGGTCCGTACGGGCGGGGCTACCAGACTCCAAAGGCCCTTGCGGTAGGAAACGTGCCTCTTTTGCATGACGACTGCCGTTTTTAAGGGTTAATAACGCCGATCGACCGTCTTTCGAGCCTGGATGACGATACTTTCGATCGAAAAACCGCCTTCGATTGGCTTGGCAATGCAAAAGAGGCGCATTTCCTACCTCATCCATGTCTCGAATGTGGTAGCAGGGGCATCGACGAAAGCAGCTACCTTTGGCGCTGCCCGCTACCCCTGCGGAGGTTCCATCGAAGGATAATGGCAAAAGCGCAGGCCAAAGGCACCAACATGACAAGCCACACAAGACTGTACGCCTCAAGGATGCTGCCTGTGGCCATGTCGAGCAGCTCGATCACGGCACCTGCGACAGCCGGGCCTACAAGAAAACCGAGATCCATCCCGGTGAAGCTGGTATTGCTGGCCGCACCCCGCCTCTCCGCATCCACGCTGGCCATGGCCAAGGTCTGCACCAAGGGCACGCATGAGCCGAAGCCCGCCGCCCCGATGACAGCCGCCACAAGAAAGCCTGGCAACGTCGCAGCCTGGGAAAGCACCACATAGGAGAGTGCAAAACACGCTACGCCCGCAAGCAAAACCCGCTCGGCTCCGAAGTTGTCCGCCAGGCGACCGAAAAGCGGCCGCGTGCCCAGAAGACAAATCGCATACACCACAAAATAGCTGCCGATGTCGGCAATGCCGAGCCTGTTTGCATACAGCACCAGATACGACCCCACGCATGCGAACGCCGCCGCGAACAGCGTCAGCACAATGGCCTTGCCCACCGCCTCGCGAGCGAACATGCGGTCCAGCCTTAACTGGTACGGTGGGCGTTCGCGCGGGGTCTCCCTCACTCGCGTGATGGCTAAAACCGAAAACAGCAGCATGCATGCGGCGATGCGGTATGTTACCTGGAACCCAAACGCATCTGCCATCCAAAGGCCTGCCGCAGGCCCTATGACCTGGGCGAAGGATTGCGACAGCATGTAGATGCTCACACCGCTGGCAAATTTGGACATGGGGAGGTACTCGCTGACCAGCGACATAGCCACGGGGCCTGCGCACCCTATGCCAAGCCCGTGAAGAAGACGCACCGCGAACAAGGCCCAAGAGGTACGTGCGAAGCTGTACAGCAAGAAGGCCAGGGCGATGATGCCTTGCGCCGCCAGAAGAATCCTCTTGCGCGAGAAGCTGTCGAATGCGGGACCCGCGAACGGCCTGATCAGCAGGGCCGTTATCGCGAAGGCGCCGATGATGACGCCCACCATGCCGGCGCTTGCGCCCATGCGGTCGATGTAGAGCGGCAACGTAGTGTTGGCCGTGAACGCCGCCAGACTCTGGAAGAAGTTCGACGCCATCAAGATGACAAACGGAGCGCTCCAGATGGTTTCCTCAGTATGTCTGCGATTCGTTGCGCCCACACCCAACTGCGATTCGTACCCTTGCTTCCCTAAGCGACAAGCCCAGCCGCCCACCCATCGGGCGGCCAAACCACAAGACATTGTAGCAGACACGCGCGGGTGTCTCCCTGCACGCAGCGGCGCATGCCACGGCCGAAGCGCAGCCGACACATCGGCGCGTATCCTTCACGACATACAAACGACCTGGTCATTGTCATGTCAAAACCTTTTTGCAAACGATTTGGGACCCGCAGGCATACCATGTCAAAACCATTTGGTGGTACAGTAGACGAAAACATGGCACGGTTGTCCCCGTAAGAAGGGGCACGACGAAAAGGAGCACCATGGAAGTAGGCAACCGCATTCGGGAGGAACGCGACCGGGCCAACCTGTCCCAGGAAGGCTTGGCCGAGAAGATCTTCGTTTCCCGCCAGACGGTCAGCAATTGGGAAACCGGCAAGACCTATCCCGATGTGCAGAGCCTGCTTCTGATGAGCAACCTTTTCGGAGTGTCCATAGACAGCCTTGTGAAAGGAGACATCGTGGCCATGAACGAAGAGCTCGACCGCAGCGCAAGCCGCATGAAAACCCTTGCAGGAAGCATGACGGGCCTGCTCGTCGTGTCCATTGCAGGCGCCGCATACTTCCTGGTTGCCGATTCGGTCGCCGCGGCCGTCGTATGGTTCGTCGTGTTCTGGGCGGCATCCATGATTTCGGCCTACGCCATCGAACGCATCAAGAAGGCCCACAACCTGCAGACCTATGCGCAGATCAAAGCTTTCATGGACGGCGAGCCCGTTCCCGACGACGCGGAATCGTCGATGCCGGCATGGACTTCATCGGCGCTCAAGGCGCTTGCGGGGGCCGCATTCGGACTCGTTCTCGCCGCAATCTGCGTTGCGGTCTGGACCTTCTTGGCAGGCGGACTCTCTTAAAGCGAAAGGGGTCGCAGCGGCATCGTGCCCTGCGGCCCTTTTCATTCGCGTCCGACCTGAAGCTACTTCATCCGTCCAGAGCCGTCGAACACGTATTTCTTCCCATCGATGGTTTTGGTTCCCGTCTGCATGGCACCGCCCGGGCTGAACCAATACCAATAGCCGCCGATCTTCTGCCAACCGCGCTTCATAACGCCGTCGCTACCGAACCAATACCAGCTCCCGTCGATATTCGCCCAGCCGGTCTGCATGGCTCCGCTGCTGGATAGCCAGTACCACTTGCCGCCGGAGTACACCCATTCGTTCGAGCGCATGTCAGCCGCGATGCAGTAGTACCACTTGCCGCCGGACTTCAACCAGCCCTCATGTCCCCTGCCGTCCGCGTCCATATAGCTCCAGATGGAAACGCCCGTTTCGTCTTGCCATTTGAACCACCCGGTCCGCATGACGCCGTTGCCGCCGAAATAATAATAGTAACCGTCGATTTCGCTCCAGCCCAGCACCATGCTCCCGCGGTCTATGTAATAGCGTTTGCCGCCCGAACTCAACCATCCGGTGCGGCCGCTTCCGTCGCTGTCGAAATAGTACCAGGAGCCTTCGAAACTCACCCATCCGGTTTTCATGACGCCGCCGGCATCGAAGTAATACCGGTTGTTGCCGAGCTTGTAGATTCGGTCGCATACCGTCCAGCCGTTCACGGCGTAGTACCACTTGCTTCCCGATTTGACCCAGCCTGTACGGCCCTTGCCGTTCTTCTCGAAATAGCACCACCGACCATCGGGTTTAAACCAGCCCGTCTGCATGACGCCGCCCTGGTCGAAGCCGTAATTCACGTCGTCAATCGTGTAGACGCCGCCTGAATAGAACTCCCCTTCCTCCGAATAGTAGCGCCACACGCCGGAATCCTTGACCCAGCCGGTTTGGGCATATGCAGCGGTGGCCATACCCAGCGTCAGGCAGCAGGCTGCAAGCACTATCGCGGCCCGAAACAGAAGGTTCGCTCGACACCTCATAGGAAACTCCTTGCCCCATATGCGGTTTCTTCCTGCACTGCGATTATACAGCCGCCAAGACGCCCGACCGGCGGCCGCGACTGTGTTGTTCGGGTAGCGTTTGACATACGGCACGTTCTCGGGTAGTACAGGATGAAGAACACGGCGGCGCACACAGCGTCCGCACCCCGCGCATTACGGAGAGAGCCATGCATCACGATTTCTCGGCAGAAGCCCAACGGTATTTCGAATACATCGGCACGCACCTGACCAACCGTTCCGGCGACTCACCCGACCACAAGGCCGCTCAGAACTGGATTGTCAAACACCTGGTAGGCGCCGGATATTCGCGCACCCAGATAACCTTGCAGGACATCGAAGAGCACCCGGGCACGAACATCGTCCTGAAGATAGACGGGCAGGACCCCAGCCGCTTGCTCATCGTGGGCGCCCATTATGACGGCGACGGCGTCGGCGACAACGGATCGGGCGTGGCCCTGCTGCTGTCCACGCTGTGCGGGCTTAAAGGCGAGCCGCTCCCCTTCACCACGTATGCGGTGTTTTTCGACGAGGAAGAAACCGGATGCAACGGATCGGCCGCCTTCGCCGCAAGCCTCACGCCCGAGCAGGCGGCATCTACGGTGTGTATGATCAACATCGACGCCATCGCGTTCGGCGATTACTGCAACGCCTACGGCGGCCACCAGGACCCGGACACGAAAAAGATCACGCTCCTGCAAGGCTACACGCAGGCATGTGCCAAGGCCCGTAAGCTCGGCTTCCACGTGTGGGGCCCCGATGAGCTGGACGGATACTTCGCAGCCCATGGCGAAGGCCCCGCGCTCGATCCGTTGGGCCTGTTCACAAGTCCGTGGACGCCGAACAACCCCGCACCTGAAGACACGGTTCGGGAAGAGTGGCGCGCCTACTCGCCCACAACCATCCCGATGAGCGATCACGCCGCCTTCGACGAGCTGGGCATTCCCTACCTGTACCTCGAGGCCACGAACTGGTTCTCGCCATCCGACAACCCCAAGCGCGCCTACATCGGCTACACCGACGTAGGCGACCCCTCTATCGGCGTGAGCGGCATGATCATGAACACCGAGTTCGACAATCTGGAAACCATGGCGAAGTATTTCCCAGGCCGCTCCCTCGAGCATTTCAAACTGTACTCGCCGCTTCTGGCAGCGCTGCTGCTGGACCCGGTCGGGTGATTCGGCATGAGGGTTCTTGTTTACGGCGCCGGCGTAATCGGGTGCCTCTACGCGGCCCTGCTTTCCGAAAGCGGCGTCGACGTGACCGTATACGCCCGCGGGGCGCGGCTTGAAAGCCTGCGGACCCAAGGCCTTCGCCACACGCAAGGCGAAAGCATACGGAAGGCACTCGTCAAGGCGATCGGCGCGCTTGACCCGGACGATTCCTATGACTACGTGTTCCTGACGGTCAAGGAGAACCAGGTCCGCACCGCGCTGGCCGAGCTGAGCCGAAACGTCAGCCCCACCATCGTCACCATGGTCAATTCCTTGGACCCTTACGAAACCTGGGAAGACATCTGCGGTGCAGGCCGCATCCTCCCCGCGTTTCCCGGTGCAGGCGGCGGATTCGAAAACGACGTCCTGCATGCGTCCCTTACGCCGCGCCTCGTGCAGCCCACCACGTTCGGCGAGATATCGGGGGCATCCACGGCGCGTCTGACGCAGCTCGCGCACATGTTCCGCAACGCGCGCATCCCCTACCAGATCGTACGCGACATGCGCGCATGGCAGATCTGCCACCTGGCCATGGTGGTGCCCATCGCCGACGCGTACTACGAAGCGGCCGACCCCGCGCATGCGGGACGCGACCGCAAACTCATGCGCACCTGCGCCTCACGCATCAAGACGAACTTCAAAGCCTTGCGATCTGTCGGCATCCGTCTGACTCCGGCGAAGATGAACCTGTTCGCCGTGTTACCCTCTGGCCTGGTCGCGCCCATCCTCGGGCGCGTGTTCGAAAGCCGCTTCGGTGACGTGTTCATGTACCGCCACTCCATGAAGGCGCCCGACGAGATGCGCGAGCTCCACGACGGGTTCTACGCCTATATTGAACAGGCGCGCACGACCGGCAAAACGGCGGAATAGACGCGGCTGCGTTCGGGTGAGCGCCACACCAGGGGTCGTGGTACAATGCGGCTTTCTGTATATAGGGAGGACATTGTGGCAGAGACCAGCATGCCGATACCGGCACCCAAGAAACGCATCGATTTTTTCGACAACCTGAAGGGCGTGCTCATCATCCTGGTGGTCATCGGGCATTTCCTGCTGCCGGTGCACAACGACAACGCCGTGATCACTCCGATCTACTACCTCATCTACGTGTTCCACATGCCGCTGTTCGTGTTCGTCTCGGGATTCTTCGCGGCAAGCATCTTCAAGAACGGGCGCCTGCGCTCCAACAAGATCTTCTCGATGCTGCTTATGGCCGCATTGTTCCAGCTCACCATCATGGCACTCAAATGGGACTGGTCCTTCGACTCGTTCCTCAACTTCAACTCTGCGCCATGGTACCTGGTGTCGTTGGCCTGCTGGAACCTTCTGGTACCGCTGTTCCTCACCCTCAAACCCAAGCCCGCCATCATCGGCGCCTTCGCGCTGGCTTTGCTAGCCGGCTGCTGCGACGGCCTTACCACCTATATGTCGCTGGTGCGCACCGTCGGTTTCCTGCCCTTCTTCCTCATGGGCATGTACTGTACGAAAGAGCAGCTCAGCGCAATAAAGGAATCCTCGTGGCTCAAATGGGTCGCCCTTGCCGCCGTGGCGTTCATGGTGTGGTATTGCATCTTCGGCACCTGCACGGCCGAACTCTGGCAGACCGGCTACTACAACTCGGGCTACACCGGCAGCAACCTGGTGGGCATGGCCGCCCGCACGGTGATGTTCGCCATCGCCGTCCTCATGTCGCTGGCCCTGCTCTTCGTCATGCCGTCGAAACATACATTCCTGTGCTACCTGGGCGAACGCACCTTGCAGATCTACATCCTGCACCGCATCATCCGCCAGGTGTTCAGCATCTTCGGCTTCTTCAAGCTGCCAGTCCTGCTTGACCCCGTGTGGGGGCCGGTCATCCTGATAGCGCTTTCGCTCGCCGTGGTTGCCGTGTGTTCCATCGACGTCATCCGCAAGCCCTTCGACGCCATCATGGGCATCAAGTGGAACGCGATCATAAAGCCTGCCGCATAAAAACCGTCTTGCATGCCTTCTGACAATTTGTGAATTCCTGCATGTGCGGCGCCGCGGTTCGTTGCTACAATGGAGTCCGTGTGTTGGCCCATCAGAACGAAACCATGACGAAGTATCTGTTTTTCGACATAGACGGCACCTTGGCTGCAGGACCCATCGGCAACCGCGTCGTTCCGGAAGGAACCCGCGACGCTTTGCTGCGCCTTCGCAAAAACGGCCACTTTACAGCCATCTGCACCGGCCGAAGCCATGCCATGGCCCGCAGCTATATGGAAGAGCAGGGGTTCACCAACATGGTCGCCGACGGAGGCAACAGCACCGTCATCGACGGAAATCTTCTGGGCATCGAGCCTCTGGACAGGAAGAGATGCATCCAGGTTCTGGAAGAATGCGACAGGCTGAAGATCCCCTGGGCCGTGTCGGCCGACGACAGCAATACGCGTCTTTCTATCGACGGACGCTTCGCCGACCTGGTTGAAAAGGGCTACATGGTCACGAAGACCGTCCCCAACCTCGACTACCACGCCATCCCCCGTTTCTACAAGCTCTACATCGCGGTCAACGCTGAAGACGAGAAACGCATCACCACGCTTGATCTGGTTCCCCACGTGCATTTCAGCGACACATGCCTGTTCGTGGAACCCATCGACAAAAGCCGGGGCATCATGCGCATCATGGAGCATCTGGGCGCGCCGATCGAAGACGTGGTGGTGTTCGGCGACGGCATGAACGACCTGAGCATGTTCGACCCGCGCTGGCTGTCCATCGCCATGGGCAACGCGGTGCAGCCCCTGAAGGACGCCGCCGACTACATCACGGCGAACGCCGACGACGACGGAATCCGCAAAGCCTGCGAGCATTTCGGTTGGATCTAGCCCATAAAACCGCCGGGGCATTCCCTCAATATAAAAAGGCCGAGGCGTTCATGCCTCGGCCTTCGATTATGGCTTGCAAGCGCGTTTACCCTGCAGACGCACGATGCGTAACTACACGGTGAGCAGCTTCGCAATCTGGACGGCGTTGGTCGCGGCGCCCTTGCGGATCTGGTCGCCTGCGCACCACAGCGTCAGTCCGTAGGTGCCATCGGCTGCGGAGATGTCCTCGCGGATGCGGCCGACGAAGATGAGGTCCTGGTCGGTGGTGTCCAGCGGCATGGGATACTGCTGGGCAGCCGGGTCGTCGACCAGCTTGACGCCAGGC
This genomic window contains:
- a CDS encoding tyrosine-type recombinase/integrase is translated as MPKSTFGHIERLGKNLYRCYWHEDGRRRSHRVHGSLDDAKDFLASRRIGLAGCSDRTTWREFWAAVVEPSFDGLAAKTVHNYRRIWERHLAPTLGRRTVASTNAQAADRALARIASPASQKAAKALGRKICNMAVREGILERNPFVGAKTARAGRRRKEPYTAREVEAWLRGMRGSKYEAALICELGAGLRHEEACALTWEDVAEWNGKAVLRVNKALTTVNGRRELKGTKTADSERVCIMGEPFASRVLELRGKGPLVPSAPGTDVRSPCDIYANPATITHNYREWCRKHGIRYVCPRDLRSTFATLHGEAGSQDSMVALAMGHTDGTTKGRHYQQRTIAGLAMIADNLAEYLCTPDPDLPDIPSLFPLDTA
- a CDS encoding MBL fold metallo-hydrolase produces the protein MSLIDYFATHIVPRMYRGKGALHPCETGRLTDVVSCVREYDVNIFLLRKGKATIAIDAGYKGHPGLVPGCEAVGIKPESVEALFLTHADPDHAGGLDVRQENRFSHAQVYLGEIEENYLTNTYHRKQIGPFGLKNSVTIADGYRLLADGEEVQVGEFTVQALLVPGHTLGHLCYLVDGTMLFTGDAIALNKDGGWCFFGMFNYDSDLNRRSLEALRRRIDLNGVEYVFTSHNGYTDDAKKAFSHIEVLPDLNAKGFLFDETAPYDCFAE
- a CDS encoding helix-turn-helix domain-containing protein; the encoded protein is MGRTPEASMAENRIYIDEHYIAGLSDTFGAKLHRHPLIELYASAAGVGHVATDAERVEGQVIVVGPDVVHAIADAGTPGIAIFVDGLTEFGYPLAAYALRGNGIRVFESERLGPCLRAIVESPSEADVKRICEAVLDAVQAPMVRRPFGEAVCEVISLLDSSDAEFAMGALANRVCLSKSRLAHVFSEQTGITLKEYIQYKRLERACRKMVGGQSITQAAYDTGFSGSSHIATSSMKLTGMQLRKLLSL
- a CDS encoding MFS transporter, which gives rise to MGATNRRHTEETIWSAPFVILMASNFFQSLAAFTANTTLPLYIDRMGASAGMVGVIIGAFAITALLIRPFAGPAFDSFSRKRILLAAQGIIALAFLLYSFARTSWALFAVRLLHGLGIGCAGPVAMSLVSEYLPMSKFASGVSIYMLSQSFAQVIGPAAGLWMADAFGFQVTYRIAACMLLFSVLAITRVRETPRERPPYQLRLDRMFAREAVGKAIVLTLFAAAFACVGSYLVLYANRLGIADIGSYFVVYAICLLGTRPLFGRLADNFGAERVLLAGVACFALSYVVLSQAATLPGFLVAAVIGAAGFGSCVPLVQTLAMASVDAERRGAASNTSFTGMDLGFLVGPAVAGAVIELLDMATGSILEAYSLVWLVMLVPLACAFAIILRWNLRRGSGQRQR
- a CDS encoding helix-turn-helix transcriptional regulator, with translation MEVGNRIREERDRANLSQEGLAEKIFVSRQTVSNWETGKTYPDVQSLLLMSNLFGVSIDSLVKGDIVAMNEELDRSASRMKTLAGSMTGLLVVSIAGAAYFLVADSVAAAVVWFVVFWAASMISAYAIERIKKAHNLQTYAQIKAFMDGEPVPDDAESSMPAWTSSALKALAGAAFGLVLAAICVAVWTFLAGGLS
- a CDS encoding N-acetylmuramoyl-L-alanine amidase family protein, whose amino-acid sequence is MRCRANLLFRAAIVLAACCLTLGMATAAYAQTGWVKDSGVWRYYSEEGEFYSGGVYTIDDVNYGFDQGGVMQTGWFKPDGRWCYFEKNGKGRTGWVKSGSKWYYAVNGWTVCDRIYKLGNNRYYFDAGGVMKTGWVSFEGSWYYFDSDGSGRTGWLSSGGKRYYIDRGSMVLGWSEIDGYYYYFGGNGVMRTGWFKWQDETGVSIWSYMDADGRGHEGWLKSGGKWYYCIAADMRSNEWVYSGGKWYWLSSSGAMQTGWANIDGSWYWFGSDGVMKRGWQKIGGYWYWFSPGGAMQTGTKTIDGKKYVFDGSGRMK
- a CDS encoding M28 family metallopeptidase, translating into MHHDFSAEAQRYFEYIGTHLTNRSGDSPDHKAAQNWIVKHLVGAGYSRTQITLQDIEEHPGTNIVLKIDGQDPSRLLIVGAHYDGDGVGDNGSGVALLLSTLCGLKGEPLPFTTYAVFFDEEETGCNGSAAFAASLTPEQAASTVCMINIDAIAFGDYCNAYGGHQDPDTKKITLLQGYTQACAKARKLGFHVWGPDELDGYFAAHGEGPALDPLGLFTSPWTPNNPAPEDTVREEWRAYSPTTIPMSDHAAFDELGIPYLYLEATNWFSPSDNPKRAYIGYTDVGDPSIGVSGMIMNTEFDNLETMAKYFPGRSLEHFKLYSPLLAALLLDPVG
- a CDS encoding ketopantoate reductase family protein, coding for MRVLVYGAGVIGCLYAALLSESGVDVTVYARGARLESLRTQGLRHTQGESIRKALVKAIGALDPDDSYDYVFLTVKENQVRTALAELSRNVSPTIVTMVNSLDPYETWEDICGAGRILPAFPGAGGGFENDVLHASLTPRLVQPTTFGEISGASTARLTQLAHMFRNARIPYQIVRDMRAWQICHLAMVVPIADAYYEAADPAHAGRDRKLMRTCASRIKTNFKALRSVGIRLTPAKMNLFAVLPSGLVAPILGRVFESRFGDVFMYRHSMKAPDEMRELHDGFYAYIEQARTTGKTAE
- a CDS encoding acyltransferase family protein, yielding MAETSMPIPAPKKRIDFFDNLKGVLIILVVIGHFLLPVHNDNAVITPIYYLIYVFHMPLFVFVSGFFAASIFKNGRLRSNKIFSMLLMAALFQLTIMALKWDWSFDSFLNFNSAPWYLVSLACWNLLVPLFLTLKPKPAIIGAFALALLAGCCDGLTTYMSLVRTVGFLPFFLMGMYCTKEQLSAIKESSWLKWVALAAVAFMVWYCIFGTCTAELWQTGYYNSGYTGSNLVGMAARTVMFAIAVLMSLALLFVMPSKHTFLCYLGERTLQIYILHRIIRQVFSIFGFFKLPVLLDPVWGPVILIALSLAVVAVCSIDVIRKPFDAIMGIKWNAIIKPAA
- a CDS encoding HAD hydrolase family protein is translated as MLAHQNETMTKYLFFDIDGTLAAGPIGNRVVPEGTRDALLRLRKNGHFTAICTGRSHAMARSYMEEQGFTNMVADGGNSTVIDGNLLGIEPLDRKRCIQVLEECDRLKIPWAVSADDSNTRLSIDGRFADLVEKGYMVTKTVPNLDYHAIPRFYKLYIAVNAEDEKRITTLDLVPHVHFSDTCLFVEPIDKSRGIMRIMEHLGAPIEDVVVFGDGMNDLSMFDPRWLSIAMGNAVQPLKDAADYITANADDDGIRKACEHFGWI